The DNA segment AAGTACCTTATTGAAAATGGCCATAGGGATATTGCCATAATTGAAGGCAAGGAAGGTTTCAAATCGACTGTAGATAGAAAAGATGGCTTTTTGAAGGCACTTATTGAAAGCAAAATACTTATTAACAATGATTACATCGTAAGTGGAGAGTACGACATAGAAAGCGGCTACAGCGCCATGAACAAGCTTTTAAAGCTAAAGAAAAAACCGACAGCCGTTTTTTGCTCCAACGATGATATGGCAGTAGGTGCTATAAAGGCCATATATGAAAAAGGCCTTAAGGTTCCTGACGATATTTCAGTGGTTGGTTTTGATGACAGTGAATTTTGTAGATATATAATACCTGCACTTACAACGGTGAGAAAGCCTATAAAAGATGTCAGCCAAAAAGGTGCAGAGATATTGATGTCCATGATTGAAAATGATGAAAACAGCGGAGAAAAGATATACGTGCCTACAAAGTTAAAGATAAGAGATTCTGTAATAGCCGTAAAATAATTTTTGCATAAATCCAGTTAACGTGTGCAAAACAGTTTAAATGAAAAGCTTTAATCAGAAATTGCTGCTGGAAATTAAAAAAGTCATTTGGAGGATTGAAAGCTTTGAACAAAGTTGAAAAGTTTATAGATGACTACATTAAAGATTACAAAAGTTACAAGCCATCATGGAATTACGAAGATGGCTGTGTGCTAAAAGGCGCACTTGATCTTTACAATGCGACAGATGATGAAAAGTACAAAACATTTGTATTAAAATACCTTGATGAATTTATAGAAAAAGACGGCGAGATAAAAGGCTACAACATGGACAATCACCATTTAGACGATATAAATTCAGGCAAAGTGTTATTTGACGTGTACAAAATGACAGGAGATGAGAAGTACAAGAAAGCCATAGAGACGATTTTTAATCAAGTTAAGACACAGCCAAGGACAAATGAAGGCAATTTTTGGCATAAAGATATATACCCTTATCAAGTTTGGCTTGATGGGCTTTACATGGTGATGCCTTTTTACATCAAATACATCAAAAATTTTGGTGACATTCATAGCTTATCTGATATTGTAAGCCAGTTTGGCAATGTGAGAAGGCTTATGTATGACAATGAGAAAAAGCTTTACTATCATGGGTACGACGAGAGCAGAAAAGAAGCATGGGCAGATAAAAAAACAGGTGTTTCTCCGAACTTTTGGGGAAGAGCTGAAGGTTGGTTTGTCATGGCCCTTGTTGATGTGCTGGAAGAGATGGACAAAAGAATGGAGTCTGAAAAAGATCTTCTTCTTAAAATATTCAACGAAGCAATAGATGGACTCATTATTTATCAAGATGAAGAAACAGGCATGTGGTATCAAGTCTTGGACAAAGGCGGTGAAAAAGGAAATTATCAAGAAACATCCGCAACGCTGATGATTTCGTACAGCATACTGAAAGGTGTGAGATTAAACCTTTTGCCGAAAAACTATAAAGACAGTGGCGTAAAGGCATTTGAAGGCACAGTCGATAAATACCTCGTAGAAAATGAAGGGAAATTGATGCTTGGAGGTATATGCTCTGTTGCTGGATTAGGCAACAATCCATACAGAGATGGAAGCTATGACTACTATATATCAGAAAAAGTCGTCTATGATGATCCCAAAGGCGTAGGCGCATTGATGATGGCGTACAGTGAAATAATTAAAATAAATTAAATCTGCATTTGAAAGGGGTGATAAAGGGAGGTCAAAAATCAACAGCTTTGTACATGCAAAATAAAAAAATTTTTTAAGGAGGATCATTTATGAAAAAACTTGTAGCATTAGCACTTGCGGCAGCTCTTGGTATTTCGACGTTGCTTACAGGATGTGGCTCATCAAATAATTCAACGAACCAGAAGAACACAAATAGCAGTACAAAGACATCTGAAAGCCAGCCAGCAAAGCAAATAACTCTTAGGTTTTCATGGTGGGGCGATGACACAAGACATCAAGCGACTTTAAACGCCATAAAGCTTTTTGAGCAAAAATACCCGAATATAAAGATACAGGCAGAGTATGCTGGTTGGGATGGTTATCTTGACAAACAGACAACACAAATGGCAGGTGGCACTGCTGCAGACATAATGCAGATAAACTGGAACTGGTTGCCGCTGTTCTCTAAAGATGGAAATGGCTTCTACGATCTTAATAAGTTGTCAAGCGAGCTGGGATTAGACAATTATTCTAAAGACATTTTAGCTACAGGAACTGTTAACGGTAAACTAAATGGCATACCAGTAGCTATGACTGGAAGAGTGCTGTACGTAAATAAGACGATGTACGACAAATACGGTGCCACGATACCTAAAACATGGGATGACCTTATTAATGATGCTTCAAAGTTCCCGAAAGGCAGTTACCCAATTGTAACAGGCTCTTATGATTCTTGGCTTTTGTCTATGACTTACGCAGAGCAAGAGACAGGAAAACCTTTCCTCACAACAGATGGCAAGCTTAACTTTACTCAAGACGATATAAAGACAGCTTTATCATTCTACAAGACTTTGTTAGACAAAAAAGTCACTACCCCAATTCAATCAATAGCTGCAGAAGGCGGCAATGGACTTGCACCAATAGCACAGCTTCCAAGCTTCTTAAATGGTAAATTTGCAGGCTTGTTTGAATGGACAAGTGCAATATCAAAAGAAGCAACTCCAATAAAGCAGAACAACATGGAGCTTGTGACAGCAGGACTTCCTATGAATTCTGATGCCAAGACATCAGCGGCTATATTAAAGCCATCAATGCTTTTTGCCATCAATAAGGATTGCAAATATCCGAAAGAAGCAGCTACATTCTTGAATTTCATCTTGAATGACCCACAAGGTGTAGAAGCTATGGGCACAAATAGAGGCATACCTGTAAGCAAGGCTGCTTTGGATACGCTTAAAAAAGACGGAAAAATATCAGGCTTAGAGTATGAAGGATTGCAGATATTGGAGTCAAAGCCAGGCTTGCCATTAAGCCCATATCTGGAGGATCCAAAGCTTCAACAAGTATACGATCAGACTATAGACAAAATTTCTTACAACCAAGAAACAGTTGATCAAGCTGCAAAAGAGATGTACACAAATATTCAGAATGTGCTAAGTCAAATAACAAAATAAAACACTGTGGTCAATTTGTGGAACTACAGAGGGAAAACTGTAGTTCCACGCATTTAATTAATTGCATCCACTTTGTATTGATAGGAGGGTTTTAATGGAAAACAGGCGCATAGGGCTTTTATATATACTGCCGTGGCTTATCGGTCTTGTGATATTTACTATATATCCGTTTGTGACATCTTTAATATTAAGTTTCACAAATTACAATATTATTAATGCACCGCAATTTATTGGTATTCAAAATTACGTCAATATGTTTCATGACAGCACATTCTGGACGTCATTTACTGCAACATTGGAGTATGTTGCAATTACAGTACCGCTAAAGCTTATATTCTCGCTTTTTATAGCTTTTATCTTGAATTACAAGCTAAAAGGCATCAATTTTTATCGTACAGCGTATTATGTACCATCGATTCTCGGTGGAAATATTGCTATAGCTGTTTTGTGGAAATTTGTATTTGCAAATACAGGGCTTGTCAATCAGGTTTTGGGAGTATTTGGTATAAAGCCAGTAGGTTGGTTTTCTACAGGTTTAGGAGCAATATTTACCATAAGCGCTTTAAGGGTATGGGAATTTGGCTCTACCATGGTGATTTTCTTGGCAGGTTTAAAAGACATACCGCAAGAGCTTTATGAGGCAGCAGCGGTTGACGGTGCAGGCAAGATCAAAACATTCTTTAAAGTTACCATACCGCTTTTGACACCCATAATATTTTTCAACTTGGTAATGCAGCTAATACAGGCTTTCCAGGAATTCAACGGACCTTACATGATAACGCAAGGCGGTCCTCTGTATAAGACGTATCTTTTGCCAATGATGATTTACGACAACTCATTTAAGTTCTTCAATATGGGATATGGCAGCGCTATATCATGGTTCCTCTTCATAATAATAATGATATTTACAATGTTCGTATTTTCATCGTCGAAGTACTGGGTGTTTTATTCAGATGAAGGAGGAGGCGAGTCATAATGAACAATGAGACAGCATTCAATAATGTAAACCTTAGGATGGATAAGGGGTATAGGAAGAGAGAGTTTAGAAGAAAAGTCAACTTGGCAATTAGATATGCGATACTGACAATTGGCGCAATTATAATGTTGTACCCAATTGTCTGGCTTGTAGGTGCATCATTTAAGACCAACAGCGAAATCTTTTCGTCAATAAGCTTCATACCAAAAAGGATAGATTTTACGCCTTATATAAAAGGATGGATAACAGGTACGCAATACACATTTGCAACGTACTACTTGAATACTTTTAAATACGTCATTCCTAAAGTTATTTTTACAGTTGTTTCATCTGTATTGACAGCATACGGCTTTTCAAGGTTTAATTTTCCGTTTAAAAAGCCTTTGTTTGCGATACTGATTTCAACGATGTTTTTGCCGCAGATCGTTTTGAGGATACCGCTCTATCTTTTGTGGAAGCAATTGCATTTGCTGGACACGTTTGTTCCTCTGTATGCAAATGACATATTTGCAGCAGAAGCATTCTTCGTGTTTATGATTATACAGTTTATGAGGGGAATACCAAAGGAGCTTGATGAAGCCGCCAAAATCGACGGATGCAATTCATTTACGATACTGACGAGGATATTGCTGCCGGTGATAACGCCAGCCATTGTGTCTGTAACCATATTTCAATTCATGTGGTCTATGAATGACTTCATGGGACCTCTTATCTACATCTCGACTGTCAGCAAGTACCCTGTCTCAATAGCTTTGAAAATGGCAATGGATGCTACGTCAGGCAACTTCGAGTGGAATAAGATAATTGCAATGTCGGTTATAGCTCTTATACCTTCAATCGTAGTATTCTTCTCGGCTCAAAAGTATTTTGTCGAAGGTATATCTACAAGCGGATTAAAAGGATGATTCTTTAAAGAAAGAGTGATTCGATTGAAAGAACTAAATGTCATATCAGTTACATCTACCACAATTTCCTTTGAATTGCAAGGATTAGAACCTTATTATTTAGAGAAAAAATATCAATTGTACGTTAATTCAAATTATATGGGCGAAGTCGATAGAAGTGTGTGGACGATAAAAAATTTAAAGCCTGATAGTCAATACGAAATTACATTGAAAAACGAAGATACAGGAGAAAAATCAACTGTATTTCAACGGACAAAACCTGAAACAGCATATATAAACGTGAAAGATTTTGGTGCTGTTGGCGATGGAAAGCGCATTGATACCTTTTCCATACAATCAGCCATAATGGCGTGTCCTGATGGGGGAAGGGTGTATTTTCCTGAAGGTGTTTACTTGACATACCCGATTTTTTTAAAAAGCAATATTACGATAGAATTGGGGAAAGGCGCTGTGTTATTAGGGGCAAAAGAGAGGGAAATGTACCCTATCCTTCCAGGGGAGATAGATAGCCAAGAATTCTCAAATAGCTATTTGGGATCCTGGGAAGGTGAAGCAAACGATATGTTTGCAAGCCTTATAACTGGCATCTCTGTGGAAAATGTTAATATTATAGGCGATGGAGTTATAGATGGCAATTCCAGTTTCGATACATGGTGGTACGACGCAAAGGTTAAAAGAATCGCATGGAGACCAAGGACAGTTTATTTAAATAAGTGCAAAAATGTACTGATAGAAGGCATCACAATAAGGAATTCGCCGTCGTGGACGATACATCCGTTGATGTCGCAAAACCTTAAGTTTATAAACTTAAACATCGAAAATCCTAAGGATGCACCAAATACTGACGGCCTCGATCCTGAGTCGTGCAAAGATGTCCTCATTGCAGGCACCAGATTTTCTGTTGGCGATGACTGCATTGCCATAAAATCAGGCAAGTTGTCTGTAAGCCAAAAGCTTCCTATGCCGTCGGAAAATCTTTATATAAGAAACTGCCTTATGGAATACGGTCATGGTGCTGTCGTAATAGGCAGCGAGATGTCAGGCGGAGTAAAAAACGTCCATGTAGAGAACTGCGTATTTAAAAAGACAGACCGTGGCATACGCATAAAGACCAGGAGAGGCAGAGGCAAGACTGGAATCATAGATGAGATACACGCTGCCAACATTAAAATGGAAGGTGTTTTGACGCCTTTTACAATAAATAGCTTTTATTTCTGCGATGCTGATGGCAAGACGGAATACGTGTGGAGCAAGGAAAAGCTTCCTGTAGATGATAGGACGCCGTATGTGGGCAATATTTATCTAAAAAATATAACATGCATTGATGCTCATGTTGCAGCAGGATACATGTATGGCCTTCCTGAGAGAAAAATTGAGAGAGTTGATATGGAGAATATCTATGTAAGCTTTGATTTAAACGCTAAGCCTGATTATCCTGAGATGCTTAGTTTTGTAGAAGAAATGTGTAGAAATGGATTTTACCTTAACAACATTAAAAACCTTAGGTTGAAAAATGTTGTAGTAGAAGGCGCTTTGACAGAACCATTTACAAAGTTAAATATTGACAATGAAATTCAATGAAATATTTTTTTTAAAATAAAATGTTCACGTGTGCTAAAATCGAGCTAAGGAGGAAGAAAATGATGAGGTTATCGTCGAAGATTTATAAGGATTATAAAAGATATCCAGAAAAGGTAGTACAGTTTGGAGAAGGGAATTTTCTAAGGGCATTTGCAGACTGGATGATTGATGAGATGGACCAAAAGGGTGTTTTTAATGGCAGCGTCGTCGTTGTACAGCCTTTAAGAGGTGGATTGGTGGATAAATTAAATGAGCAGGATGGACTTTACACCATTATACTTCAAGGAATAAAGGATGGAAAGGCTAAAAGGACTTATAAGGTTGTAAATAGCATAAGTAGAGGTATTAATCCGTATGATGACTACGAGGCATTTCTAAAAGTGGCTGAATCAGAAACCATAAGATTTGTGATTTCCAATACTACAGAGGCAGGCATTGCATTTGACGAGAGTGATACGTTTGATGCTACTCCCCACAGCAGCTTTCCTGCAAAGCTTACTGCTTTCATGTACAGAAGGTATAAGCATTTTGATGGCAGAAGTGACAAAGGGCTTATAATTCTTCCCTGCGAGCTTATTGACAGAAACGGTGAAAAGCTAAAAGAGATGGTCCTTAAGTATGTAGATCATTGGAATCTTGAAAAAGGATTTGTTGATTGGATTTTGAAGTGCAACGTCTTTTGCACAACCCTTGTAGATAGAATCGTGACAGGATATCCGAAAGATGATGCTGCAAAAATCGAAAAGGAATTGGGCTATGAAGATAGCTTGATAGATGTAGGAGAGTTATTTCACCTGTGGGTTATAGAAGGACCTAAATGGATTGAAAAAGAATTTCCTGCAAGGGAGATAGGCTTAAATGTAAGATTTGTAGATGATGTAACGCCGTATCGCGACAGAAAAGTGAGAATCCTAAATGGGCTTCACACAGCTATGGTACCTGTGGCGTATCTTTATGGGATTGATACTGTTGGAGAAGCCATGGAAGATGATGCTGTAGGAAAATTCATTAAAGACGTGGCTTACGATGAGATCATGAAGACATTGGATTTGCCGGAAGATGAGGTTAAAGAGTTTATTGGGGAAGTGTTTGATAGGTTTAAAAATCCTTACGTTAAGCACTACCTTATGAGCATTGCTTTAAATTCCATGTCAAAATACGAAACGAGGGTTTTGCCTTCACTTCTTCAGTACGTAAAAGCATACGGAGTACTGCCTAAAAAACTGGTATTTTCCCTTTCCGCATATATAGAGTTTTACAAAGGGAAAAGAGGCGA comes from the Thermoanaerobacterium aotearoense genome and includes:
- a CDS encoding glycoside hydrolase family 88/105 protein, with translation MNKVEKFIDDYIKDYKSYKPSWNYEDGCVLKGALDLYNATDDEKYKTFVLKYLDEFIEKDGEIKGYNMDNHHLDDINSGKVLFDVYKMTGDEKYKKAIETIFNQVKTQPRTNEGNFWHKDIYPYQVWLDGLYMVMPFYIKYIKNFGDIHSLSDIVSQFGNVRRLMYDNEKKLYYHGYDESRKEAWADKKTGVSPNFWGRAEGWFVMALVDVLEEMDKRMESEKDLLLKIFNEAIDGLIIYQDEETGMWYQVLDKGGEKGNYQETSATLMISYSILKGVRLNLLPKNYKDSGVKAFEGTVDKYLVENEGKLMLGGICSVAGLGNNPYRDGSYDYYISEKVVYDDPKGVGALMMAYSEIIKIN
- a CDS encoding ABC transporter substrate-binding protein, translating into MKKLVALALAAALGISTLLTGCGSSNNSTNQKNTNSSTKTSESQPAKQITLRFSWWGDDTRHQATLNAIKLFEQKYPNIKIQAEYAGWDGYLDKQTTQMAGGTAADIMQINWNWLPLFSKDGNGFYDLNKLSSELGLDNYSKDILATGTVNGKLNGIPVAMTGRVLYVNKTMYDKYGATIPKTWDDLINDASKFPKGSYPIVTGSYDSWLLSMTYAEQETGKPFLTTDGKLNFTQDDIKTALSFYKTLLDKKVTTPIQSIAAEGGNGLAPIAQLPSFLNGKFAGLFEWTSAISKEATPIKQNNMELVTAGLPMNSDAKTSAAILKPSMLFAINKDCKYPKEAATFLNFILNDPQGVEAMGTNRGIPVSKAALDTLKKDGKISGLEYEGLQILESKPGLPLSPYLEDPKLQQVYDQTIDKISYNQETVDQAAKEMYTNIQNVLSQITK
- a CDS encoding carbohydrate ABC transporter permease, whose product is MENRRIGLLYILPWLIGLVIFTIYPFVTSLILSFTNYNIINAPQFIGIQNYVNMFHDSTFWTSFTATLEYVAITVPLKLIFSLFIAFILNYKLKGINFYRTAYYVPSILGGNIAIAVLWKFVFANTGLVNQVLGVFGIKPVGWFSTGLGAIFTISALRVWEFGSTMVIFLAGLKDIPQELYEAAAVDGAGKIKTFFKVTIPLLTPIIFFNLVMQLIQAFQEFNGPYMITQGGPLYKTYLLPMMIYDNSFKFFNMGYGSAISWFLFIIIMIFTMFVFSSSKYWVFYSDEGGGES
- a CDS encoding carbohydrate ABC transporter permease, translated to MNNETAFNNVNLRMDKGYRKREFRRKVNLAIRYAILTIGAIIMLYPIVWLVGASFKTNSEIFSSISFIPKRIDFTPYIKGWITGTQYTFATYYLNTFKYVIPKVIFTVVSSVLTAYGFSRFNFPFKKPLFAILISTMFLPQIVLRIPLYLLWKQLHLLDTFVPLYANDIFAAEAFFVFMIIQFMRGIPKELDEAAKIDGCNSFTILTRILLPVITPAIVSVTIFQFMWSMNDFMGPLIYISTVSKYPVSIALKMAMDATSGNFEWNKIIAMSVIALIPSIVVFFSAQKYFVEGISTSGLKG
- a CDS encoding glycoside hydrolase family 28 protein, which gives rise to MIRLKELNVISVTSTTISFELQGLEPYYLEKKYQLYVNSNYMGEVDRSVWTIKNLKPDSQYEITLKNEDTGEKSTVFQRTKPETAYINVKDFGAVGDGKRIDTFSIQSAIMACPDGGRVYFPEGVYLTYPIFLKSNITIELGKGAVLLGAKEREMYPILPGEIDSQEFSNSYLGSWEGEANDMFASLITGISVENVNIIGDGVIDGNSSFDTWWYDAKVKRIAWRPRTVYLNKCKNVLIEGITIRNSPSWTIHPLMSQNLKFINLNIENPKDAPNTDGLDPESCKDVLIAGTRFSVGDDCIAIKSGKLSVSQKLPMPSENLYIRNCLMEYGHGAVVIGSEMSGGVKNVHVENCVFKKTDRGIRIKTRRGRGKTGIIDEIHAANIKMEGVLTPFTINSFYFCDADGKTEYVWSKEKLPVDDRTPYVGNIYLKNITCIDAHVAAGYMYGLPERKIERVDMENIYVSFDLNAKPDYPEMLSFVEEMCRNGFYLNNIKNLRLKNVVVEGALTEPFTKLNIDNEIQ
- a CDS encoding tagaturonate reductase yields the protein MMRLSSKIYKDYKRYPEKVVQFGEGNFLRAFADWMIDEMDQKGVFNGSVVVVQPLRGGLVDKLNEQDGLYTIILQGIKDGKAKRTYKVVNSISRGINPYDDYEAFLKVAESETIRFVISNTTEAGIAFDESDTFDATPHSSFPAKLTAFMYRRYKHFDGRSDKGLIILPCELIDRNGEKLKEMVLKYVDHWNLEKGFVDWILKCNVFCTTLVDRIVTGYPKDDAAKIEKELGYEDSLIDVGELFHLWVIEGPKWIEKEFPAREIGLNVRFVDDVTPYRDRKVRILNGLHTAMVPVAYLYGIDTVGEAMEDDAVGKFIKDVAYDEIMKTLDLPEDEVKEFIGEVFDRFKNPYVKHYLMSIALNSMSKYETRVLPSLLQYVKAYGVLPKKLVFSLSAYIEFYKGKRGDEVIPLSDDPDILKMYQDLWKDFDGSYEGIKNIVTNVLSYDKVWKMDLNEVAGLNDAVTEYLYSIEKNGIKDSLKEVLK